Proteins from a single region of Xenopus laevis strain J_2021 chromosome 9_10S, Xenopus_laevis_v10.1, whole genome shotgun sequence:
- the daglb.S gene encoding diacylglycerol lipase-beta: MPAMLMFSRRWAIASDDLVFPGAFELVIRLLWWIGMLVLYFVHKGHFDCVGGAILRSYLIVLIVLLASIICVVSAIVYVSMQGTIANPGPRKCMPKLVYIRLALYVPEFVWAVLGAIWVSDNRMQCDRVVVHVILFAVIASWVIILLTTIAIVLVFDPLGRKKTLYRPSDPQNLESSQSEQVLYNVRKASTRVWETRIRLLCCCIGKDNDNRVAFSNIAELLSSYFSDTDLVPSDIAAGLTLLHQEQDKVERSRDPEEVLCHSPTQNTFQSDSLETELNKATHYMQFAAAAYGWPLYVYSNPLTGLCKLCGQCCQNRASQNEIAGGDRFNCHFGSILQTTGLQHRDIIYISFHNRIYEIPFYVALDHKTESILVAVRGTLSLEDVLTDLSADCENLHIEGVTGESFAHKGITQAASYIYKRLINDGILNQAFTIAPEYKLVVVGHSLGAGAAAVLAIMLRNSFPSLTCYAFSPPGGLLSKDLADYSKSFIVSIIVGKDLVPRLSFPNMEDLKKKILRMVVNCNRPKYQILLRGCWYEIFGGTPDDFPTELDGRNFEAFSQPLLAEQSLIVHRTMSYNTLTEDSPSGSPQYPLLFLPGKIIHIVEDRRSGYLCFSDVKHSASWSKETSFSSIYISPRMITDHMPDIVLKALRSLCLDQTSCSSCQAPPGVVAANQM, from the exons ATGCCGGCCATGCTGATGTTCTCCAGGCGCTGGGCAATAGCCAGTGATGACCTGGTGTTTCCTGGAGCCTTTGAGCTGGTTATTCGGCTGCTCTG GTGGATCGGAATGTTGGTGCTTTATTTTGTCCACAAAGGGCATTTTGATTGTGTTGGAGGAGCCATTCTGCGCAGTTACCTGATTGTTCTGATTGTCTTACTGGCCTCAATAATATGTGTGGTCTCTGCCATTGTGTATGTCAGCATGCAAG GAACAATCGCCAACCCAGGGCCTCGAAAATGCATGCCAAAACTGGTGTATATCAGGCTGGCCCTCTATGTTCCAGAGTTTGTCTGGGCTGTCCTGGGAGCCATCTGGGTGTCGGACAATAGAATGCAATGTGATCGGGTGGTGGTGCATGTCATACTCTTTGCAGTCATTGCCAG TTGGGTCATTATACTGCTCACTACAATAGCCATAGTGCTCGTGTTTGACCCGCTCGGCCGTAAGAAGACTTTGTACAGACCCAGTGACCCCCAGAACCTGGAGAGCAGCCAGTCAGAGCAAGTACTTTACAACGTTAGGAAGGCATCCACCCGTGTGTGGGAGACGCGCATCCGACTCCTGTGCTGCTGCATTGGCAAAGATAATGACAACAGAGTGGCTTTCTCCAACATCGCTGAGCTTCTCAGCAGTTATTTCTCT GACACGGATTTGGTTCCCAGTGACATTGCTGCAGGGCTCACTCTCCTACACCAAGAACAGGATAAAGTGGAGCGTAGCAGGGACCCAGAAGAAGTGCTGTGCCATTCACCAACACAGAATACA TTTCAGAGTGACAGTCTGGAAACGGAGTTGAATAAAGCGACTCACTACATGCAATTTGCAGCTGCTGCTTATGGCTGGCCCTTGTATGTCTACAGCAACCCACTCACCGGCTTGTGCAAGCTCTGTGGACAGTG TTGCCAGAACAGAGCATCTCAGAATGAAATTGCTGGTGGGGACAGGTTTAACTGCCACTTTGGCTCCATTTTGCAAACCACAGGACTCCAGCACCGGGATATCATCTACATCAGCTTTCACAACAGg ATCTACGAAATCCCCTTCTACGTTGCTCTTGACCATAAGACGGAATCCATACTTGTAGCAGTGAGAGGCACTTTATCTCTAGAG GACGTTCTGACTGATCTCTCCGCAGACTGTGAGAATCTTCACATAGAAGGGGTGACGGGAGAATCCTTTGCACATAAG GGTATAACACAAGCCGCAAGTTACATATACAAGAGGCTTATAAATGATGGCATCTTGAACCAGGCTTTCACCATTGCACCC GAATACAAGCTTGTTGTTGTTGGACACAGCTTGGGAGCAGGAGCAGCCGCAGTGTTGGCAATCATGCTGCGCAATTCCTTCCCTAGCCTGACCTGCTATGCATTTTCACCCCCAGGGGGCTTGTTAAG CAAAGACCTGGCAGATTATTCCAAAAGTTTCATTGTCTCCATAATAGTTGGGAAAGATCTGGTGCCAAG ACTGAGTTTTCCTAACATGGAAGATCTTAAGAAAAAAATACTGAGGATGGTTGTTAACTGTAACCGCCCTAAG TACCAGATCCTGCTTCGGGGTTGCTGGTATGAAATATTCGGAGGGACTCCAGATGACTTCCCAACAGAACTGGATGGCAGAAACTTTGAAGCTTTCTCCCAACCGCTTCTGGCTGAGCAAAGCCTAATTGTGCACAGAACAATGTCTTATAATACCTTGACAGAGGATTCTCCTTCAGGATCGCCCCAATATCCTCTCCTCTTCCTGCCAGGAAAGATCATCCATATAGTCGAAGACAGAAGATCGGGATA cttGTGTTTTTCCGATGTGAAACACAGTGCATCATGGTCAAAAGAGACTTCATTCAGTAGTATATATATCAGCCCCAGGATGATCACTGATCACATGCCGGACATTGTTCTGAAAGCCTTAAGAAGCTTGTGCCTGGATCAAACCAGCTGCAGTTCCTGTCAAGCACCACCAGGTGTCGTAGCTGCAAACCAAATGTAG